CGTCAGCCCGGCCGCGAAGCGCCCGTATAATCATCGCTCTCCGATGCTCTACCCTGACTTCAAGGAGTTCGAACGGCTGGCGCCGGGCCACACGCTGGTGCCGGTGACGCGCACGCTGAGCGCCGACCTGGAGACGCCGGTCTCGGCGTTCCTGAGCATCGCGGGGAAGGAGAAGCACGCGTTCCTGCTGGAGTCGGTGGAAGGCGGAGAGCGCATCGGACGCTACACCTTCCTGGGAGCGGACCCGTACAAGATCGTGTCGGCGCGCGGGGACGAGGTGCGCATCGACCGGCGCGGGCAGAGCGAGAAGCAGCAGGCCGGGTTGTTCGACGTGCTGGGGCGGATCTTCAGCGAGCACCTGCCCGCGCAGGTGCCGGGGCTGCCGCCGTTCACCGCCGGCGCGGTGGGCTACTTCTCGTACGACGCGGTGCGGCAGCTCGAGAGGCTGCCGGCGCGCGCGAAAGACGACCTGAAGCTGCCGGATTGCGTGCTGATGTTCTTCGACCGGCTGCTGGTGTTCGACCACGTGAAGCACCAGCTGCACCTCATCGCGACGGCGAACCTGCGCGCGGAGTCGCCGCGGAAGGCGTATGAGCGCGCGGCGCACGACCTGGAGCAGATGGAAAAGAAGCTGGCGGCGGGCAGCCGGCGGCGGGCGGGGAAGGCGGCGCGGGGCGAGCTGGCGACGAAGATGACGACGCCGCGCGACCAATTCCTGAAGGCGGTGGCGAAGACCAAGGAGTACATCGCGGCGGGCGACGTGTTCCAGACGGTGCTCTCGCAGCGGCTGGAGCTGAAGCCGGGAGTGGACGCGTTCGCCATCTATCGCGCGCTGCGGCGGGTGAATCCGTCGCCTTACATGTATTTCCTGCGGTTCGACGACACGCACGTGCTGGGCTCCTCGCCGGAGATGCTGGTGAAGGTGAGCGGGCGGCAGCTCGAGTACCACCCCATCGCGGGGACGCGGCCGCGCGGCAAGAGCGAGGCGGAAGACAAGCGGTTCGAGGAAGAGCTGCGGCGCGACGAGAAAGAACGGGCCGAGCACGTGATGCTGGTGGACCTCGGGCGCAACGACCTGGGACGCGTGAGCGAGTACGGCTCGGTGAAGGTGCGCGAGCTGATGTACGTGGAGCGGTACTCGCACGTGATGCACCTGGTGTCGCACCTGGAAGGGCGATTGCGCGGCGAGCTGAGCGCGCTGGACGCGTTCGCCGCGTGCTTCCCGGCGGGCACGCTGACGGGCGCGCCCAAGGTGCGCGCGATGGAGATCATCGAGGAACTGGAGCCGGTGCGGCGCGGCGTCTATGGCGGCTCGGTGCTGTACGCGGACTTCGCCGGGAACCTGGACTCTTGCATCGCGATCCGGACGATGCTGATGCAGGGGAAGAAAGCGTACGTGCAGGCCGGCGCCGGGATCGTGGCTGACTCTGTCGCGGAAAACGAATACGAGGAATGCGTGAACAAGGCGCGCGCGGTCGTGCGCGCGGTCGAACTAGCGAGGCGCGGCGAATGATCTTCGTCCTCGACAACTACGACTCGTTCACCTACAACCTGGTGCAGTACTTCGGGGAGTCGGGGGAGAAGGTCGAGGTGCGGCGCAACGACCAGGTCACGCCGCGGGAGATCGAGGCGATGTCGCCGACGCACATCGTGATCTCGCCGGGGCCGTGTACGCCGCAGGAGGCGGGCATCTCGATCGAGCTGATCCGGCACTTCGCGGGCAAGACGCCGGTGCTGGGCGTCTGCCTCGGGCACCAGGCCATCGGGGCGGCGTTCGGCGGGAAGGTCGTGCGGGCGGAGAAGCTGATGCACGGCAAGACCAGCCAGGTGGAGCACGACGGCAAGGGAGTGTTCCGCGGGCTACCGTCGCCGCTGACGGCGACGCGCTACCACTCGCTCATCGTGAGCGAGAAGGGTTTGCCGCAGGAGCTGGAAGTGAGCGCGCGGACGCACGAGGGAGTGATCATGGGCCTGCGGCATCGCGAGGCGAAGGTGGAGGGCGTGCAGTTCCATCCGGAGAGCGTGCTGACGGAGAACGGAAGAGAGATGCTGAAGAATTTTCTGGCGATGTAGGGAGAGGCTCCTGGCCAGGGCAGGAGCAGTGCCGCCACCGCCGAGCAGAGCTGCCGGATTGACAATCTTGGGGCTCGAGGCCAAACTTACCCACCTTTCCAACGAGGTTCCCAGGATGTCGACCAAGACAGGTGCGGACAAGCGCACCACGCGCAGGCTTCCGCTGGCGCTGCCGGTGAAGGTGCGGGTGAAGGCGGACAACGAGCTGACCTCCGAGACGGTCGACGTGAGCGCGCGCGGCGTGTTCTTCTACCTCGAGTCGGCGCCGGACGAGGGCAGCGAGGTGGAATTCACGTTGACGCTGCCGCCGGAGATCACGCTGACGGAAGCGCTGCGCATCCACTGCTCGGGACGCGTGATCCGCATCGACCGCGAGCCGAGCGGGCGGTTCGGGATCGCGGCAGCCATCGACAAGTACGACCTTTCGGCGGAAAATTAGTCCTCCCGGTCCGCTCGGGACCTTGCCCATGAAGTTCCTCGTTCGCCGTTCCTGGTTTCTCGTGCTCCTGCCGGCGTGGGCCGTGCTCGTCGGCGCGCAGCAGCCGGTGGGGGAAGTGTTCGCCTCGGACGCGACGGTGCAAGGTTCGGTGCAGCTGACGGGCGCGGGCGCGACGGTGATGAGCGGCGCGAGCGTGACGGCCGGCGACGCGGCGGCGCGGCTGAAGCTGGCGCGCGGCGGCAACGTGCGCGTCTGCCCGCAGACCAGCATCTCAGTGAGCGCCTCGGGCAACGGCAGCTCGCTGATGCTCGGCCTGGGCACGGGAGCGCTGGAGACCGACTACAAGCTGGCGACCTCCGCCGACACGATCGTGACCCCGGACTTCCGCATCCTGCTGCCGGGACCGGGCCGGTTCCAGTTCGCGGTGCGCAACCACGCGAACGGCGACACCTGCATCCAGGCGCGCGGGCAGAACACGTCGTCGCTGGTGGTGAGCGAGGTGATGGGCGACGCCACCTACCAGGTGAAGCCGAACGAGCACGTCTTGTTCCGCAAGGGGAGGATTGCGGAGATCACCGCCGACCCGGCGGAGGATTGCGGCTGCCCGCCGTCGCCGGAGAGGCTGCGAGCCGCGGACCAGCCCGAGGCGCCGAAGGCGGCGGGACTGATGGCGAACCCGCCCGCGGCGGCGGAGCCGCCGTCGCCGTCGCCCGAAACATCACCTGGAGCCCGGGGCGTGCAGGTGGAGGTGGACACGCCGTTCGTGTTTCGAGCGGAGGACATGGCGCCGCGACCGGCGGAGACGGGGCGGGAGAACCTGGCGTCGTTGCCGGCAGTGCCGGAAGCCGAGGCGCTACCGCCGCCCCCGCCAGTCGTGAGGGCCGCAGCGACGACGGCACCGCCGACGTCCGAGCCGAAGAAGAAGCGAGGGGCGTTCTCGCGCTTCAAGGCGTTCCTGGCGTCGATCTTCAAGTAGCGAGTGAGGAGTGAGGCGTTAGCTCGGCAGGCCGGATGTTGCTGCAAGAACAGCGGGATGCAGCGTTCCCAGGTGGGAGAAGGCGGGTCGTCCAGCAACTTTTCTGGAACAATCCACCGGGAAGCGGCATATACTAGGTGAGTTTCCCAATGGCCACAGCCGTAAACAGCAAGCCGTCGATACCGACGGCATCCGGCCGCGCAGGGCAATTCATGCCCAGCCTCTATGGCCTCGGCCAGGGGACTTACGGCGTCCGTCCGACGAACTTCCTGCTCTCCTTCGTGGTGCACACGCTCGCGGTGGCGCTGCTGGTGATGTCGGGAATGTTCGTGGTGGAGCACAAAGACGAGATCAAGAAGAACGTGGTGTCGCTGGTGAGCGGGGCGTCGCTGAGCGACTACGTGTTGCCGGTGGGCAACTCGAAGTCGGGAGGCGGCGGCGGCGGCGGCGACCGCGACAAACTGGAGGCGTCGCTGGGCAAGCTGCCGAAGAAGGCGCTGAGCCAGATCACGCCGCCGAGCGCGGTGATTCGGAATCCGGATCCGAAGCTGGCGGTGGAGCCGACGGTGGTGATGCCGAACATCGCGGTGGCGCAGCCGAACATCGCGGCGCTGGGCGATCCGAAAGGCGTGGAAGGCCCGCCCTCGAACGGCACGGGCTCGGGCGGCGGCATTGGCTCGGGCTCGGGTGGCGGCGTAGGTTCGGGACGCGGCCCCGGAGTGGGCCCGGGTTGGGGCGGCGGCATCGGCGGCGGAGCGTACCGGGTAGGCGGCGGCGTGAGCGCGCCGCGGCCCATCTTCGCGCCCGATCCGGAGTACTCGGACGAAGCGCGCAAGGCGAAGTACCAGGGCACGGTCATCCTGTGGGTGGTGATCGGGCCGGATGGCCGCGTGAAAGACATGCGCGTGCAGCGTCCGCTGGGCCTGGGCCTGGATGAGAAGGCGCTCGAGGCGGTGCGCACGTGGCGGTTCGAGCCGGCGCGCAAAGACGGCCAGCCGGTCGCGGTGCAGGTGAACGTGGAAGTGAACTTCCGGCTGTACTAAGAGTTCAGAAGTGAAAAACCCCGCGCCGCGGCGCGGGGTTTTGATTGTGCGTTGTTCGAGCGCGGGCGAGCCGCCCGCGCTACAGCCGGCGGGGCGCCGGCGCTATCGCGAGACGCCGGCGCTACTGGTTCGTGGGCTCCGGGGAGGCTTCCGCCTTTTCGGCTTCGACGGTGTTCTTGTGGAAGCGCTCGGGCAGGGTCTGCCCGGTGGCGGGATATTTTTCCAGCAGCTTGTTGAGGGTCGCGACGCGGGTGGAGAAGGCCGGGTGCGTCTTGCCGTTCCAGAGACCGGTCTTCTGCTTGTTGGCCGGATCGTTGGCGAAGGTCGCCAGCGTCTCGAGGAAGGTCTTGAGGCCGCTGGGCTGGTAGCCGGCTTGCGCGGCGAAGTCGGTGCCTTTCTTGTCGGCGTCGTTCTCCTTGTCGGGGCCGTAGTTCTGCGTGAGGGCCTGGGTGACGAGCTGGTTGGCGAGGCCGCCGAGCACGTTGTAGGGCACGTGCGACATGCCTTCGTCGACGGCGAGGCCGGTGAGCTTCTTGTTGCGGATGATGCTCTCGAGGTGGCGGGCGTCGACGTGGGCGACCTCGTGAGCGAGGGTGCCGGCGAGCTCGGCTTCGTCCTTCATCTTCTCGAGCGCGCCGCGGGTGACGAAGACGTAGCCGCCGGGCATGGCGCAGGCCCAGGCGATGGGCGTGTCGAGGATGGCGACGTGGTACGGGAGGTTGCGCTTGCCGAACTGCGCGACCGAGGCGGCGACCAGGTTGACGTACCTGGTGGCGGCCTCGTTCTGATAGAGCGGGAAGATGTGGATGATCTTGGCGGCGGCGGCCTGGCCGATCTGGTCTTCCTGCTCTGGGGTCCAGGGCGTGGTGGCGTCGGCGACCTTCTTGGCCTTGCCGATGCCGGAGAGGACGTCGCCGAACTGGGCGGCGGCGGGCAGCGCGAGAGCCGCCAGCAGAACGAGGACGATGAGGCAGCGGATGCGGAGCGTCATTACTTGCCTCCCTTGGATCTCAGGCTGCCCTCGGTGAGGAAGGCCTGGAGCTCGCCGGGCTTGAGGCTGGTCTGTCCGAGCGCGGCGGCGGCCGCCTGATCCTCGGCGGAGGGGCTGGCCTCGAGCACGGCGTTCTCGACGGTGCCGTCGGGATTGAGCCCGCTGAAGCCCATGGCGGTCGTATCTTTCTTCTGCTTGGAGGAGCCGCCGTCGTCGGCGAAGAGCAGCTTCTTGTCGGCTTCCTCTTTCTTCTTCTTGTCCTCTTCCGCCTTCTTCTTGTCGGCGTCGGACTGCTGCGTCTGCTGGGGCTTGTCCTTCTTCTTGAGCAGGCCGCCCAGGCCGCCGAGCTGCGGGGAGGCGAAGGCGGGCGAGGCGAGGACAAGGATCAACAAAAGTAGTGCGGTTCCCATCCAGTTCATTGCCTTTCCTCCTGCGGCCTTCTTCGCGCTTCGCTTCGCTCGCACTTTTTCACCCGGCCTCAAGGCCGGCGCTTCCACCGGCGCGGCGGAAGCCGCGCCCCTCCGTGATCACGATCCCACGCCCGCCGTGCTGGAAGATCGCGTTTCCATGCCTTGCAGTTCGAAGATCTGGGTCTCGACGGTCTTGCCCTTGACCTTCACGCCGCCGAGCGGGCGGACGCGGGCGATGCCGTCGAGGCGAGCGAGCGTGTGCTCGCTGATGATAATCGAGGTCCGGTATTCCTTATTCAAACTTTCCAGGCGCGCGGCGAGGTTGACCGGGTCGCCGATGACGGTGAACTCGATCTTCTTGCCGCTGCCGACGTTGCCGAAGACGACCTCGCCGGTGTTGAGTCCGACGCCGATGGCGAGCTGCTGGCGGCCTTCGGCGGCCCACTTGAGGTTGAGCTGTTCGAGGCGCGCCATCATGGCGAGGGAAGCGCGGGCGGCCAGCTCGGCGTGGTTCCTGCCGGGCGTGAACGCGCCCCAGTAGGCGAGGATGCCGTCGCCGATGAACTTGTCGACGATGCCGTCGTGCGCGAAGACGATCTCGGTCATCGCTTCGAGGTACTCGTTGAGCAGCGCGATGAGCTCGGTGGGGTCGGTCTTCTCGGTGAGGGTGGTGAAGTTGCGGACGTCGGAAAAGAAGATGGTGAGCTCGCGCTTCTCGCCGGCGAGGTTGATGGAATCCAGGTGCTCGAGCACGTAGCTGACGAGCTGCGGGGAGATGTAGCGGTCGAGCGTGCCGCGGGTGCGGCGCAGCTCGCGGCCGGTGGTGGCGTAGCGGACGGCGCCGGTGGAGAGATAGGCGAGCGCGAAGGCGGAGACGGGCGCGACCAGGGGCAGCCAGGTGGCCCAGCGCGCGAACAGGAAGTAGCCGAGCGCGAGATAAGCGGCGAGGACGACGAGGGCGGCGACGTTGTCGAGCCAGCCGGCGTCGACGCGGACGATGAGCAGGGTGCCGAGGGCTGCCATCAGCAGGACGGCGAGATAGAACGCGGCGCGCGGCGCGGGGTGGATGCCCTCGCCGTGGAGGAGATTGTCGATGGCGGTGGCGTGCGCGAGGAAGCCGGGCGTGACCTCGGCGAAGGGCGTGGGATGGACGTCCTGGATGCCGGGAGCGCTGGCGCCGACGAGCACGATCTTGTCCTGGAAGAAGGCGGGCGGGACCTTCGCGAGCTCCCGCAGCGGGATGCGCCGGTAGGGAAACAGGCCGCGGGTGAGTTGCGGGTCGCGATCGACGTTGCCGTGCCACTGGAGCAGGAGGCGGCCGTCTTTATCTAAGGGCTCCGCAGCAAGCGGCTGCGCCCTCGCGCTGCGCTCGCGCGGGCCAGCGCTCGCTTCGCGCTCACCCACATCGCGCGGATGGGTGGAGGTGGTGGCGCCGGCGAGCAGCGCGGCGCGCTGGCCGACGCTGGGATAAGCGTTCGAGCCGGCGAGGAACCAGAGCGGGACGCGGCGGATGACGCCGTCGGGATCGACGGTGGCGTTGGCGGCGCCGAGGCCGGCGGCGGCCGCGGCGAGCTGCGGCAGCGGCGTGTTCAGCGGCAGCGTGGGGTCGTTCTCCGCCGAGATGCGCTCGCCCTGCGCGACGCCGGTGCGGGCCTCCTGCTGCAACAGATGCCACTTCGCAAGGACGGCTTCGCGGTCGGTGGTGGCGAAGTCGACCTCGTCCTGCGCGGTGAAGGTGTAGGCGAGGACGACGCGGCCGTTGTTGCCGATGGCGGCGGCGAATTCCTGGTCGATGGCGGGATCTTCGCTGGCGCCGGCGAAGAAGACGTCGAAGACGATGGCCTTGGGGCGGCCCTGGCCGACGTAGTCGACGAGCTGGGTCCAGACGCGGCGGGTCCAGGGCCAGCGGCCGAGGCGCTCGCGCAGGCGGTCGAAGCTGGCGGTGTCGACGTCGATGATGACGATGTTGGGGTCGGCGGAGCCGGGCCGTGCGGTCGCGCGCACGCGCACGTCGTAGGTGCCGGCCTCGAGCCACTGAAAGGCGCGGGTGCGCTCGAGCAGCGCGAGGAGCGCGGCGGAGAGAAGAAAACAGGCGAGCGCGAGGCGCAGGAACTGGCGGCGGGCGCGGGCGCTGTGGGTGGAAGCCATCGGGAAAATGCCGGGGGAGGGAAGATTACAACAGAAGAGTGGACAGTGGACGGTGGACAGTGGACAGAAAAAGCGCGGGCCCGGAGGCCCGCGCTATTGCTTGCCGTTGAGAGTGAAGAGCGTCTCGACCGGAACGCCGAGGACGCGGGCCAGCCGCAAAGCGAGCAGGACCGAAGGGACCATGCGTCCGGTCTCGATGGCGTTCACCGAGCGGCGCGTGATGCCGGCGCGCAACGCGAGCTCGGCCTGCGTGAGGTCGTGGATGGCGCGTTGGACTTTGAGAGTGTTCGTAAGCCTTTCGTCGTCCATCGGCTACTCCCGGTCGTAGTAGAAGAACAACGCGGCCAAAGAGACGATACCCAGCATGATGGTGGCGGCAGCCATGGCGCTCGCAATGCGGGGCGGGGTGAGTCCCGGACGGGTGAGAAAGCCGAAGATCAGGCCGAGAGGCCATTGGCCGATGAGCACGACGATGAGGGCGCCGCGCGCGGCGCGCATCAGGTTGCTGTTGCGCCATTCGTCCTGCATCGCGACCTTGACCTCGGGCGAGTCGGGCGTGAAGTGGCGACCTTGCGAGGTGGCGAGCAAGCGGGCGATCGT
Above is a genomic segment from Terriglobales bacterium containing:
- the trpE gene encoding anthranilate synthase component I yields the protein MLYPDFKEFERLAPGHTLVPVTRTLSADLETPVSAFLSIAGKEKHAFLLESVEGGERIGRYTFLGADPYKIVSARGDEVRIDRRGQSEKQQAGLFDVLGRIFSEHLPAQVPGLPPFTAGAVGYFSYDAVRQLERLPARAKDDLKLPDCVLMFFDRLLVFDHVKHQLHLIATANLRAESPRKAYERAAHDLEQMEKKLAAGSRRRAGKAARGELATKMTTPRDQFLKAVAKTKEYIAAGDVFQTVLSQRLELKPGVDAFAIYRALRRVNPSPYMYFLRFDDTHVLGSSPEMLVKVSGRQLEYHPIAGTRPRGKSEAEDKRFEEELRRDEKERAEHVMLVDLGRNDLGRVSEYGSVKVRELMYVERYSHVMHLVSHLEGRLRGELSALDAFAACFPAGTLTGAPKVRAMEIIEELEPVRRGVYGGSVLYADFAGNLDSCIAIRTMLMQGKKAYVQAGAGIVADSVAENEYEECVNKARAVVRAVELARRGE
- a CDS encoding aminodeoxychorismate/anthranilate synthase component II yields the protein MIFVLDNYDSFTYNLVQYFGESGEKVEVRRNDQVTPREIEAMSPTHIVISPGPCTPQEAGISIELIRHFAGKTPVLGVCLGHQAIGAAFGGKVVRAEKLMHGKTSQVEHDGKGVFRGLPSPLTATRYHSLIVSEKGLPQELEVSARTHEGVIMGLRHREAKVEGVQFHPESVLTENGREMLKNFLAM
- a CDS encoding PilZ domain-containing protein; translation: MSTKTGADKRTTRRLPLALPVKVRVKADNELTSETVDVSARGVFFYLESAPDEGSEVEFTLTLPPEITLTEALRIHCSGRVIRIDREPSGRFGIAAAIDKYDLSAEN
- a CDS encoding TonB family protein; the protein is MPSLYGLGQGTYGVRPTNFLLSFVVHTLAVALLVMSGMFVVEHKDEIKKNVVSLVSGASLSDYVLPVGNSKSGGGGGGGDRDKLEASLGKLPKKALSQITPPSAVIRNPDPKLAVEPTVVMPNIAVAQPNIAALGDPKGVEGPPSNGTGSGGGIGSGSGGGVGSGRGPGVGPGWGGGIGGGAYRVGGGVSAPRPIFAPDPEYSDEARKAKYQGTVILWVVIGPDGRVKDMRVQRPLGLGLDEKALEAVRTWRFEPARKDGQPVAVQVNVEVNFRLY
- a CDS encoding M48 family metalloprotease; this translates as MTLRIRCLIVLVLLAALALPAAAQFGDVLSGIGKAKKVADATTPWTPEQEDQIGQAAAAKIIHIFPLYQNEAATRYVNLVAASVAQFGKRNLPYHVAILDTPIAWACAMPGGYVFVTRGALEKMKDEAELAGTLAHEVAHVDARHLESIIRNKKLTGLAVDEGMSHVPYNVLGGLANQLVTQALTQNYGPDKENDADKKGTDFAAQAGYQPSGLKTFLETLATFANDPANKQKTGLWNGKTHPAFSTRVATLNKLLEKYPATGQTLPERFHKNTVEAEKAEASPEPTNQ
- a CDS encoding adenylate/guanylate cyclase domain-containing protein, producing the protein MASTHSARARRQFLRLALACFLLSAALLALLERTRAFQWLEAGTYDVRVRATARPGSADPNIVIIDVDTASFDRLRERLGRWPWTRRVWTQLVDYVGQGRPKAIVFDVFFAGASEDPAIDQEFAAAIGNNGRVVLAYTFTAQDEVDFATTDREAVLAKWHLLQQEARTGVAQGERISAENDPTLPLNTPLPQLAAAAAGLGAANATVDPDGVIRRVPLWFLAGSNAYPSVGQRAALLAGATTSTHPRDVGEREASAGPRERSARAQPLAAEPLDKDGRLLLQWHGNVDRDPQLTRGLFPYRRIPLRELAKVPPAFFQDKIVLVGASAPGIQDVHPTPFAEVTPGFLAHATAIDNLLHGEGIHPAPRAAFYLAVLLMAALGTLLIVRVDAGWLDNVAALVVLAAYLALGYFLFARWATWLPLVAPVSAFALAYLSTGAVRYATTGRELRRTRGTLDRYISPQLVSYVLEHLDSINLAGEKRELTIFFSDVRNFTTLTEKTDPTELIALLNEYLEAMTEIVFAHDGIVDKFIGDGILAYWGAFTPGRNHAELAARASLAMMARLEQLNLKWAAEGRQQLAIGVGLNTGEVVFGNVGSGKKIEFTVIGDPVNLAARLESLNKEYRTSIIISEHTLARLDGIARVRPLGGVKVKGKTVETQIFELQGMETRSSSTAGVGS
- a CDS encoding helix-turn-helix domain-containing protein, encoding MDDERLTNTLKVQRAIHDLTQAELALRAGITRRSVNAIETGRMVPSVLLALRLARVLGVPVETLFTLNGKQ